The Plasmodium cynomolgi strain B DNA, scaffold: 0189, whole genome shotgun sequence genome includes a window with the following:
- a CDS encoding Pv-fam-c protein (putative), translating to PLDIQDLPSLKYFIQLMFPLSFEEVMSFIKNPNKNEVSKCVNDFKVRLNDYLKVINKGNNGSLPPIVCRNINYNLDIIDQGINSLKGIEYVKLAHDINKTAKELLQAYNTGCKREYYKITGNNIHYRKVMDVLCLDISYINENMEEIKQNNRKSFLHIYQNMLKNEFFPFNKYCTLDKINEALQTIDCKELIEPSNPSLQIASKDVPVEGDSNMIMETTLKDSQSTQKLENLLQNSSQEETPNLNTTYAAVSLTAVSLLGVLLYKVMYNYKNEYYFHT from the exons CCTCTTGATATACAGGATCTTccttcattaaaatattttattcagtTAATGTTTCCTTTATCTTTTGAAGAAGTTATGAGTTTCATTAAAAACCCGAATAAAAATGAGGTTTCTAAATGTGTAAATGATTTCAAAGTTCGCTTAaatgattatttaaaagtaataaataaaggaaataatGGAAGTCTTCCTCCTATAGTATGTCgaaatataaattacaaCTTAGATATTATAGACCAGGGAATTAATTCATTAAAAGGTATTGAATATGTGAAATTGGCACATGATATTAATAAAACTGCGAAGGAACTATTACAAGCATATAATACTGGATGTAAAAGggaatattataaaataactgGGAATAATATACATTACAGGAAGGTTATGGATGTTTTATGTTTAGATATATCTTATATCAATGAAAATATGGAGGAAATTAAACAGA ATAATAGAAAATCATTTCTTCATATCTATcaaaatatgcttaaaaatgaattttttccgtttaataaatattgtacacttgataaaataaatgaagcaCTTCAAACAATTGACTGTAAAGAATTAATTGAACCCTCAAATCCATCATTACAAATTGCATCTAAAGATGTTCCAGTAGAAGGTGATAGTAATATGATAATGGAAACTACATTAAAAGATTCACAATCTAcacaaaaattagaaaactTATTACAGAACAGTTCGCaagaagaaactccaaatcTGAATACAACTTATGCTGCTGTTTCACTTACAGCTGTTTCCCTATTGGGGGtcttattatataaagtaatgtataattacaaaaatgaatattattttcatacataa